The window CCGCCTGAAGTAAGATTGCTTTTAAATAACGGAACAATTGCTATAACAATACACCAGCCCATTGCAATATAACATAGCAAATTAATTTTTTCATATTTTTTTAGATCAATAGCTGTTAAAACAATAGACAAAATTGCGGCACCCCAAACTACTCCAAAAATAGCCCATCCCCAGCCGTTGCTGTAATCTCTCAATGTTACTAGAGTATAAGGAGTATAAGTTCCTGCTATTAACAAGCTTATAGAACAATGGTCAAATACACGAAAAACTTTTTTGCCCTTTCCAATAGGCAATGCATGATACAAGGTTGACATAGTATATAAGATTATTAATGTAGCACCATATATTGAACAGCTTACTACTTTCCACGGCGTCAAATCATGTGAAATAGCTGAAAATACTACGCATAATACTAATGCAGCTACTGATAATGCCGCGCCTACACAATGTCCAACCCAACTGAAAATTTCCTCTCCTTTTGTATAAGAAGGTAAGGTTATTTTGGAAGTTTTTATCTCCTTTGAAGTATTAGATTGTTGTTCTTGCATATTACTCTCCTTTTGTTATGTATACCAAGAAGAAAAAATCTTTCTAATTGCTTATTCTCAAAGTATTTGATGTTGCTATAAGATCTACTCCTTCATCAATTTCTTTAAAAACAACATCTCCTATAGAAATAGGAGCTGAAATTGAAATCTTTGAGATTTTATTTAAAACTATTTTTACATGTTCTTTAGGAATGGGAGAACTGGTCTTTACAGGCAAGACAGGTTTGTCTCCACCTATTACTTTAACAAGAGAAGTTACTGTACGCTTAGGAGCAGTAAATTCTTGTATTCCAAATAATTCTCCTCGTTTGCAATTATTACCTTGAACGGTTATGTTGTCCTTATTGCTAAACACCTTAAGTTTACAGCTCATAGGACATTTTATACATACAAACTCATTCATTTCTCTCTCCGCATATTATTTCTAAATCGCCTTTTATATCTCTCCCATTAAGAATAATGGGTTGCATTTCGCCATGAATAAGAATATTAAAGTTTTTATGATAAATAACTTTATCATTACATTTCACACATATAAAGGCCGGCTTTAGTTTTTTGTTAACCCTAACATAAAGTTTTACATTATCATCCGTTTTACGGATAAGGTTTGGCATTGTATATTTTGTATCCTGTTTGCTTATAACCTTAAAAATTGGCTCATTATGATAATAACCATTTATTGCATATTTTGCAGCACCCAACCCAGCAATACGTGCTTCATCAGTAACATAATCTGCAAGGTCATGCACATACAAAACATTGCCGCAGGCATATATACCTTTAACTGACGTCTGGCAATATTGATCAGTTATCGCTCCGCCACTTGCAAA of the Clostridia bacterium genome contains:
- a CDS encoding hemolysin III family protein, whose product is MQEQQSNTSKEIKTSKITLPSYTKGEEIFSWVGHCVGAALSVAALVLCVVFSAISHDLTPWKVVSCSIYGATLIILYTMSTLYHALPIGKGKKVFRVFDHCSISLLIAGTYTPYTLVTLRDYSNGWGWAIFGVVWGAAILSIVLTAIDLKKYEKINLLCYIAMGWCIVIAIVPLFKSNLTSGG
- a CDS encoding DUF1667 domain-containing protein encodes the protein MNEFVCIKCPMSCKLKVFSNKDNITVQGNNCKRGELFGIQEFTAPKRTVTSLVKVIGGDKPVLPVKTSSPIPKEHVKIVLNKISKISISAPISIGDVVFKEIDEGVDLIATSNTLRISN